The genomic DNA GAGTCGGGCGAGACCTCGCTCGAGGAGGCACTCGGCCTGCCGGCAGCGCCCGACTACATCGGCCCCAACGCCTTCGCCGCCAACCCGTAAGACCGCGGGCAGCGGACACACGAAACGGGCGGGACATCGTGACGACGTCCCGCCCGTTCGGCGTACTGGGAGAGCGATCAGGCCTGGACGAGCTCGATCTCCAGGAAGATCTTGATCTTGTCGCTGACGACGGCGCCGCCGCCCTCGGTGACCGCGTTGAACTGCACGTTGAAGTCCTTGCGGTTGATCTCGGTGCTGGCCTCGAAGCCGGCGCGGGCGCCCATGTTGGGGTCGTTGACGAAGCCGCCGTACTCCAGGTCGAAGGTCACCGGCTTGGTGACGTCCTTGATGGTGAGCTCGCCCTCGAGCGCGTCCTCGGTGACCTTGGTCGAGCGGAAGGTCATCGTCGGGTAGGTCGGGACGTCGAAGAAGTCGTTGGTGCGCAGGTGGCCGTCACGCTGCTCCTGCTGGGTGTCGATGGACGCCATCTGGACGGTCGCGACGACGGACGACGACTCGAGGTCGTCGCCGATCCTGACGTCGCCCTCGAACTCGTTGAACTTGCCGCGAACCTTCGACACCATCAGGTGGCGGGCCACGAAGCCGACCGTACTGTGCGCCGCGTCGACGGTGTAGGCGCCGGGGGTGAGGTCCTTGAACGTGCTCATGAAGTTCTGCTCCTTCGGTTGGTTCGCCGTGAGTCCCACGGTAGCGACATGTGGTTGAACTTTCAACTGTTGGGAGTTATTCCGCCTCGGTATGCTCAACCTTGATGAGTACGCCGACTTCCGATCCCGAGTGGCTGACCGCCGACGAGCAACGGGCCTGGCGCGCCTATCTGCGCGCCAGCCGACAGCTGGAGGTGGCGCTCGATCGTGATCTGCAGGCGCACGGGCTCTCCCTCGCCGAGTACGAGATCATCTCCATGGTGTCCGAGGCCCCTGGTCGGCGGCTACGGATGAGCCACCTGGCGGACATGGTCGTGCAGTCGCGCAGCCGCATGACCCACACGGCCAAGCGTCTCGAGGCGCGCGGCTGGGTCGAGCGGGTGCCCGTCCTGGACGACCGGCGCGGCGTCGAGCTGGTCCTCACCGACGAGGGCTGGAACGCCCTCGACAAGGCCAGCCGGGTTCACGTCGAGGGCGTCCGGGCGCACCTGGTCTCGGTGCTCTCGCCCGAGGAGTTCCTGGCTCTGGGGTCGGCGATGGCGCGTGTCAGCGCAGGCCTCACCGGGCAGCCGGGCATCCCGATGAGCGCGCTCTAGGACCCCGGATTCTGCGCAGAGGGCCCCTCCTTGCGACAATGGAAGGCATGGCGTCCTCGTCCACTACCTCTCGTAGTACTTCGGCCTCCACGGCGCGCTCCGACGCGCTGATCGAGCACGCCCGCACGGTGACCCCGGGCGGCGTCAACTCTCCCGTCCGAGCGTTCCGTGCCGTCGGAGGTACGCCGCGCTTCATCGCCTCCGCGCAGGGCCCGTGGCTCACCGATGTCGACGGCAACCGCTACGTCGACCTGATCTGCTCGTGGGGTCCGATGATCCTCGGGCACCGCCACCCGGACGTCCTCGCCGCCGTCACGGCCGCTGCCGACAAGGGCTTCTCCTTCGGCACGCCCAGTGAGAACGAGGTCGCTCTCGCCACCGAGATCGTCGGCCGTATCGAGCCTGTCGAGCAGGTCCGCCTCGTCAGCTCCGGCACCGAGGCCACGATGAGCGCGCTCCGCCTCGCCCGCGGCGCGACCGGCCGATCCAAGGTCGTGAAGTTCGCCGGCTGCTACCACGGTCACGTCGACGCCCTGCTCGCCAGCGCGGGCAGCGGACTGGCGACGTTCGCGCTGCCCGACTCGGCCGGCGTACCCGCCTCCAGCGCGGGAGAGACGATCGTGCTCCCGTACAACGACGTCGCCGCGGTCGAGGCCGCGTTCGCCGAGCACGGCGACGAGATCGCGTGTGTCATCACCGAGGCCTCGCCCGGCAACATGGGCGTCGTTCCGCCGGCTCCCGGGTTCACGCAGGCGCTGCGCCGCATCACCCGCGAGCACGGTGCGCTGCTGATCAGCGACGAGGTCATGACCGGCTTCCGCTGCTCGGCGGCCGGCTGGTTCGGCCTCGAGGGCGTCGTGCCCGACCTGTTCACGTTCGGCAAGGTGATGGGCGGCGGCTTCCCGGCCGCGGCGTTCGGCGGTCGTGCCGACCTGATGGCGCAGCTGTCGCCCGACGGCCCGGTCTACCAGGCGGGCACGTTGTCCGGTAATCCCGTGGCGACCGCCGCCGGCCTGGCCACCCTGCAGGCGTGCACCCCCGAGGTCTACAGCCACCTCGACCAGGTCGCCCACACCATCGCCGACGCCGCGCACGACGCGCTGTCCGCAGCCGGTGTCGCCCACACGATCCAGTGGGCCGGCTCGATGTTCAGCGTGTTCTTCCGCGAGGGCGAGGTGCGCTCGTACGACGACGCGCAGGCCCAGGACACCGCGGCGTTCGGCCGCTTCTTCAACAGCATGCTCGACCAGGGCGTCCACCTGCCGCCGAGCGCGTTCGAGGCCTGGTTCGTCAGCGCGTCGCACGACGACGAGGCCGTCGAGGCGGTGCTGGCAGCGCTGCCCGCCGCTGCCAGGGCGGCTTCAGGAAGCGAAGGCACACTGTGACGATGCCCGACCCCGCGCCCTCCACCGAGCGCACCGTCGTCCACCTCGTCCGGCACGGCGAGGTCCACAACCCCGACAAGCTGCTCTACGGCCGCATGCCCGACTTCCACCTGTCCGAGCTGGGTCGCCGGATGGCCGACATGGCCGCCTCGTACCTGCGCGAGCGCGACATCACGCACCTGGTGTCGTCGCCGCTCGAGCGCGCGCAGGAGACCATGCAGCCGCTCGCCGAGGCCCTGGGCCAGGACGTCACGCTCGACGAGCGCGTCATCGAGGCCGGCAACGACTTCGAAGGACTGACGGTCGGCTCCAACCCCAAGCAGCTGCTGCACCCGCGCTTCTGGACCAAGCTGCGCGACCCGCTGCAGCCGTCGTGGGGTGAGCCGTACTCCGAGATCGCCGAGCGCATGAGCGCGGCCGTCGCCGACGCCCGCGACGCCGCCCGCGGTCACGAGGCCGTGATCGTGTCGCACCAGCTGCCCGTCTGGACCGCCCGTCGCCACTACGAAGGCGCTCGGCTGTGGCACGACCCGCGCAGCCGCGAGTGCTCGCTCGCGTCGGTCACCTCGGTCACGTTCGTCGGCGACGACGTCGTCTCGCTGTCGTACGCCGAGCCGGCCGCCCCGCTGCTCGCGCAGGCCTCGAAGGTGGTGGGCGCATGAACCACCCCACGGAGTTTCTCCACCGCTCCGCTCCTCCGATTACTCCGCGGGGACCCCGGATGAGCCGCCGCCTCGCCGCCGCAGGCGCCGCCGTCGCGCTCGGCCTCACCCTCACCGCGTGCGGTGACGACGCCAACTCCATCTCCAGCCAGGCCAAGCAGGGCGACAACAAGGGCTATGTCGCAGGCAACGGCCAGATCGAGTCGCTGGCCGTCGGCGACCGCAAGAAGCCGGTCAAGGTCTCCGGTACGACGCTCCAGGGCA from Luteipulveratus halotolerans includes the following:
- a CDS encoding YceI family protein; the encoded protein is MSTFKDLTPGAYTVDAAHSTVGFVARHLMVSKVRGKFNEFEGDVRIGDDLESSSVVATVQMASIDTQQEQRDGHLRTNDFFDVPTYPTMTFRSTKVTEDALEGELTIKDVTKPVTFDLEYGGFVNDPNMGARAGFEASTEINRKDFNVQFNAVTEGGGAVVSDKIKIFLEIELVQA
- a CDS encoding MarR family winged helix-turn-helix transcriptional regulator — encoded protein: MSTPTSDPEWLTADEQRAWRAYLRASRQLEVALDRDLQAHGLSLAEYEIISMVSEAPGRRLRMSHLADMVVQSRSRMTHTAKRLEARGWVERVPVLDDRRGVELVLTDEGWNALDKASRVHVEGVRAHLVSVLSPEEFLALGSAMARVSAGLTGQPGIPMSAL
- the hemL gene encoding glutamate-1-semialdehyde 2,1-aminomutase; amino-acid sequence: MASSSTTSRSTSASTARSDALIEHARTVTPGGVNSPVRAFRAVGGTPRFIASAQGPWLTDVDGNRYVDLICSWGPMILGHRHPDVLAAVTAAADKGFSFGTPSENEVALATEIVGRIEPVEQVRLVSSGTEATMSALRLARGATGRSKVVKFAGCYHGHVDALLASAGSGLATFALPDSAGVPASSAGETIVLPYNDVAAVEAAFAEHGDEIACVITEASPGNMGVVPPAPGFTQALRRITREHGALLISDEVMTGFRCSAAGWFGLEGVVPDLFTFGKVMGGGFPAAAFGGRADLMAQLSPDGPVYQAGTLSGNPVATAAGLATLQACTPEVYSHLDQVAHTIADAAHDALSAAGVAHTIQWAGSMFSVFFREGEVRSYDDAQAQDTAAFGRFFNSMLDQGVHLPPSAFEAWFVSASHDDEAVEAVLAALPAAARAASGSEGTL
- a CDS encoding histidine phosphatase family protein codes for the protein MPDPAPSTERTVVHLVRHGEVHNPDKLLYGRMPDFHLSELGRRMADMAASYLRERDITHLVSSPLERAQETMQPLAEALGQDVTLDERVIEAGNDFEGLTVGSNPKQLLHPRFWTKLRDPLQPSWGEPYSEIAERMSAAVADARDAARGHEAVIVSHQLPVWTARRHYEGARLWHDPRSRECSLASVTSVTFVGDDVVSLSYAEPAAPLLAQASKVVGA